From Penaeus vannamei isolate JL-2024 chromosome 40, ASM4276789v1, whole genome shotgun sequence, the proteins below share one genomic window:
- the LOC113808229 gene encoding zinc finger MYND domain-containing protein 11 isoform X1: MLDVLTPSRNSKNKNKKEYNMKATLRRVSDPLRCQHLWDAITTIRNHKQLPSFDRIRRYMSRMHNMESDEVEKHLEECASDNLIAVTRKVGQKGSKVGIEQEGFRLPTPPEEPDRHDWYCFECHSGGMVVCCSKCYRVFHEDCINVEDKPYNNEPFVCVICKKRLYQRSVKSRISREELNMLLAFTVGRLKERMILPTQLPVNILERVIPAPSQKPGVFLSDRAATSQHTLTRSDQLSGVSASEPWRAQLLLHHQMDLNTMEQKTIDCRYKTIYDFEIDALTIVHNVVIYQGVHSSMADMARQMLRDCQYDLVELEQCKDCYRMSNEKSDKYWFCKPCRPPHQLVYAKQKGFPYWPAKVIKVENDLYDVRFFGSQHQRAVIEKTHIRPISVNIHTLQVKRTSAWNKACEELKKHQELLSSVGTEPDLRNSRTDNDKMLTDNLRHQTQLLSTPPKKEVKEEEDGSGSDEGINEADENDDEDEDEEEDEEDDRDGGEEEEMEEEEEREEEQASSISSTSRAKRSKMRKKEPPAPEDVVSSSSQELPTRSIGVQTSMRLMKMVLEEFGERSSKRSKDTEKAMRDLAEKLRREYESEKQKVIQSTMKQMEKEMERVKEEYRNKISDIEDKHKHIISDTKKKQWCWTCEAEAIYHCCWNTAYCSIECQQVHWHKEHKKLCRRKSFHC, encoded by the exons ATGCTCGATGTCTTGACTCCCAGTAGGaattccaaaaataaaaataaaaaag AATACAATATGAAAGCCACCCTGCGGCGTGTCTCGGACCCGTTGAGGTGCCAACACCTCTGGGATGCCATCACCACGATACGCAACCATAAGCAGCTGCCCTCATTCGACAGAATCCGAAGATACATGAGCCGCATGCACAACATGGAGTCAG ATGAAGTGGAGAAGCACTTGGAGGAGTGTGCAAGCGATAACCTCATTGCTGTGACACGCAAAGTGGGACAAAAGGGTTCGAAAGTCGGCATCGAGCAGGAGGGCTTCCGGTTGCCAACGCCTCCG GAAGAGCCAGACCGCCATGATTGGTACTGCTTTGAGTGCCACTCGGGGGGTATGGTGGTGTGCTGCTCCAAGTGTTACAGGGTCTTCCATGAAGATTGCATCAACGTAGAGGATAAACCATATAATAACGAGCCATTTGTCTGTGTCATCTGTAAG AAACGCTTATATCAGAGAAGTGTAAAGAGTCGGATTAGCAGAGAAGAATTAAACATGCTCTTAGCTTTTACAGTAGGAAGACTCAAGGAAAGA ATGATTCTCCCGACGCAGCTCCCAGTAAACATCCTGGAGAGGGTGATCCCGGCCCCATCTCAGAAGCCTGGTGTGTTCCTGAGTGACCGTGCAGCCACCAGCCAGCACACTCTCACACGTTCAGATCAGCTGAGTGGGGTGTCTGCCTCCGAGCCATGGAGAGCGCAGTTGCTCCTCCACCACCAGATGGACCTCAATACCATGGAGCAGAAGACCATCGACTGCAGATACAAGACCATTTATGATTTTGAGATTGATGCTTTAACCATTGTACATAATGTAGTTATCTATCAAGGAG TCCACAGCAGTATGGCAGACATGGCGCGGCAGATGTTACGTGACTGTCAGTACGACCTGGTGGAGCTCGAGCAGTGCAAAGACTGTTACCGCATGTCCAACGAAAAGTCTGACAAATACTGGTTTTGTAAGCCCTGTAGACCGCCACACCAGCTTGTGTATGCCAAACAGAAAGGATTTCCGTATTGGCCAGCTAAG GTAATTAAAGTAGAAAACGACCTTTATGACGTTCGGTTCTTTGGTAGCCAGCATCAGAGAGCCGTCATCGAAAAAACACATATTCGTCCAATATCAGTTAACATTCATACTCTGCAG GTAAAAAGGACATCAGCCTGGAACAAGGCATGCGAGGAGCTCAAAAAACACCAAGAGTTGCTCTCTTCCGTTGGCACTGAGCCAGACTTGCGCAACTCTCGCACTGACAACGACAAGATGCTTACAGATAACCTCAG acACCAAACGCAGCTGCTCTCGACGCCGCCCAAGAAAGAagttaaggaggaagag GATGGTAGCGGAAGTGACGAGGGCATTAATGAAgcagatgagaatgatgatgaagatgaggacgaagaagaggacgaggaagatgacCGCgatggaggtgaagaagaggagatggaagaggaggaggagcgagaggaggagcaaGCCTCATCAATATCGTCCACCTCAAGAGCCAAACGCTCCAAAATGAGAAAG AAAGAACCGCCTGCACCAGAAGATGTAGTGTCGTCTTCCAGCCAGGAGCTCCCCACTCGATCAATAGGGGTCCAGACGTCCATGAGGTTAATGaag ATGGTTTTGGAGGAGTTTGGCGAGCGCAGCAGCAAAAGAAGTAAAGACACTGAGAAAGCCATGAGAGACCTGGCAGAGAAG CTCCGCCGAGAATATGAAAGTGAGAAACAAAAGGTGATCCAGTCAACGATGaagcagatggagaaggagatggagagagtcaAGGAAGAGTACAGGAACAAGATCTCCGACATTGAAGACAAGCACAAGCACATCATCTCGGACACCAAGAAGAAACAGTGG
- the LOC113808229 gene encoding zinc finger MYND domain-containing protein 11 isoform X2: protein MLDVLTPSRNSKNKNKKEYNMKATLRRVSDPLRCQHLWDAITTIRNHKQLPSFDRIRRYMSRMHNMESDEVEKHLEECASDNLIAVTRKVGQKGSKVGIEQEGFRLPTPPEEPDRHDWYCFECHSGGMVVCCSKCYRVFHEDCINVEDKPYNNEPFVCVICKKRLYQRSVKSRISREELNMLLAFTVGRLKERMILPTQLPVNILERVIPAPSQKPGVFLSDRAATSQHTLTRSDQLSGVSASEPWRAQLLLHHQMDLNTMEQKTIDCRYKTIYDFEIDALTIVHNVVIYQGVHSSMADMARQMLRDCQYDLVELEQCKDCYRMSNEKSDKYWFCKPCRPPHQLVYAKQKGFPYWPAKVIKVENDLYDVRFFGSQHQRAVIEKTHIRPISVNIHTLQVKRTSAWNKACEELKKHQELLSSVGTEPDLRNSRTDNDKMLTDNLRHQTQLLSTPPKKEVKEEEDGSGSDEGINEADENDDEDEDEEEDEEDDRDGGEEEEMEEEEEREEEQASSISSTSRAKRSKMRKKEPPAPEDVVSSSSQELPTRSIGVQTSMRLMKMVLEEFGERSSKRSKDTEKAMRDLAEKLRREYESEKQKVIQSTMKQMEKEMERVKEEYRNKISDIEDKHKHIISDTKKKQWCWTCEAEAIYHCCWNTAYCSIECQQVHWHKEHKKLCRRKR from the exons ATGCTCGATGTCTTGACTCCCAGTAGGaattccaaaaataaaaataaaaaag AATACAATATGAAAGCCACCCTGCGGCGTGTCTCGGACCCGTTGAGGTGCCAACACCTCTGGGATGCCATCACCACGATACGCAACCATAAGCAGCTGCCCTCATTCGACAGAATCCGAAGATACATGAGCCGCATGCACAACATGGAGTCAG ATGAAGTGGAGAAGCACTTGGAGGAGTGTGCAAGCGATAACCTCATTGCTGTGACACGCAAAGTGGGACAAAAGGGTTCGAAAGTCGGCATCGAGCAGGAGGGCTTCCGGTTGCCAACGCCTCCG GAAGAGCCAGACCGCCATGATTGGTACTGCTTTGAGTGCCACTCGGGGGGTATGGTGGTGTGCTGCTCCAAGTGTTACAGGGTCTTCCATGAAGATTGCATCAACGTAGAGGATAAACCATATAATAACGAGCCATTTGTCTGTGTCATCTGTAAG AAACGCTTATATCAGAGAAGTGTAAAGAGTCGGATTAGCAGAGAAGAATTAAACATGCTCTTAGCTTTTACAGTAGGAAGACTCAAGGAAAGA ATGATTCTCCCGACGCAGCTCCCAGTAAACATCCTGGAGAGGGTGATCCCGGCCCCATCTCAGAAGCCTGGTGTGTTCCTGAGTGACCGTGCAGCCACCAGCCAGCACACTCTCACACGTTCAGATCAGCTGAGTGGGGTGTCTGCCTCCGAGCCATGGAGAGCGCAGTTGCTCCTCCACCACCAGATGGACCTCAATACCATGGAGCAGAAGACCATCGACTGCAGATACAAGACCATTTATGATTTTGAGATTGATGCTTTAACCATTGTACATAATGTAGTTATCTATCAAGGAG TCCACAGCAGTATGGCAGACATGGCGCGGCAGATGTTACGTGACTGTCAGTACGACCTGGTGGAGCTCGAGCAGTGCAAAGACTGTTACCGCATGTCCAACGAAAAGTCTGACAAATACTGGTTTTGTAAGCCCTGTAGACCGCCACACCAGCTTGTGTATGCCAAACAGAAAGGATTTCCGTATTGGCCAGCTAAG GTAATTAAAGTAGAAAACGACCTTTATGACGTTCGGTTCTTTGGTAGCCAGCATCAGAGAGCCGTCATCGAAAAAACACATATTCGTCCAATATCAGTTAACATTCATACTCTGCAG GTAAAAAGGACATCAGCCTGGAACAAGGCATGCGAGGAGCTCAAAAAACACCAAGAGTTGCTCTCTTCCGTTGGCACTGAGCCAGACTTGCGCAACTCTCGCACTGACAACGACAAGATGCTTACAGATAACCTCAG acACCAAACGCAGCTGCTCTCGACGCCGCCCAAGAAAGAagttaaggaggaagag GATGGTAGCGGAAGTGACGAGGGCATTAATGAAgcagatgagaatgatgatgaagatgaggacgaagaagaggacgaggaagatgacCGCgatggaggtgaagaagaggagatggaagaggaggaggagcgagaggaggagcaaGCCTCATCAATATCGTCCACCTCAAGAGCCAAACGCTCCAAAATGAGAAAG AAAGAACCGCCTGCACCAGAAGATGTAGTGTCGTCTTCCAGCCAGGAGCTCCCCACTCGATCAATAGGGGTCCAGACGTCCATGAGGTTAATGaag ATGGTTTTGGAGGAGTTTGGCGAGCGCAGCAGCAAAAGAAGTAAAGACACTGAGAAAGCCATGAGAGACCTGGCAGAGAAG CTCCGCCGAGAATATGAAAGTGAGAAACAAAAGGTGATCCAGTCAACGATGaagcagatggagaaggagatggagagagtcaAGGAAGAGTACAGGAACAAGATCTCCGACATTGAAGACAAGCACAAGCACATCATCTCGGACACCAAGAAGAAACAGTGG
- the LOC113808229 gene encoding zinc finger MYND domain-containing protein 11 isoform X4 has protein sequence MKATLRRVSDPLRCQHLWDAITTIRNHKQLPSFDRIRRYMSRMHNMESDEVEKHLEECASDNLIAVTRKVGQKGSKVGIEQEGFRLPTPPEEPDRHDWYCFECHSGGMVVCCSKCYRVFHEDCINVEDKPYNNEPFVCVICKKRLYQRSVKSRISREELNMLLAFTVGRLKERMILPTQLPVNILERVIPAPSQKPGVFLSDRAATSQHTLTRSDQLSGVSASEPWRAQLLLHHQMDLNTMEQKTIDCRYKTIYDFEIDALTIVHNVVIYQGVHSSMADMARQMLRDCQYDLVELEQCKDCYRMSNEKSDKYWFCKPCRPPHQLVYAKQKGFPYWPAKVIKVENDLYDVRFFGSQHQRAVIEKTHIRPISVNIHTLQVKRTSAWNKACEELKKHQELLSSVGTEPDLRNSRTDNDKMLTDNLRHQTQLLSTPPKKEVKEEEDGSGSDEGINEADENDDEDEDEEEDEEDDRDGGEEEEMEEEEEREEEQASSISSTSRAKRSKMRKKEPPAPEDVVSSSSQELPTRSIGVQTSMRLMKMVLEEFGERSSKRSKDTEKAMRDLAEKLRREYESEKQKVIQSTMKQMEKEMERVKEEYRNKISDIEDKHKHIISDTKKKQWCWTCEAEAIYHCCWNTAYCSIECQQVHWHKEHKKLCRRKSFHC, from the exons ATGAAAGCCACCCTGCGGCGTGTCTCGGACCCGTTGAGGTGCCAACACCTCTGGGATGCCATCACCACGATACGCAACCATAAGCAGCTGCCCTCATTCGACAGAATCCGAAGATACATGAGCCGCATGCACAACATGGAGTCAG ATGAAGTGGAGAAGCACTTGGAGGAGTGTGCAAGCGATAACCTCATTGCTGTGACACGCAAAGTGGGACAAAAGGGTTCGAAAGTCGGCATCGAGCAGGAGGGCTTCCGGTTGCCAACGCCTCCG GAAGAGCCAGACCGCCATGATTGGTACTGCTTTGAGTGCCACTCGGGGGGTATGGTGGTGTGCTGCTCCAAGTGTTACAGGGTCTTCCATGAAGATTGCATCAACGTAGAGGATAAACCATATAATAACGAGCCATTTGTCTGTGTCATCTGTAAG AAACGCTTATATCAGAGAAGTGTAAAGAGTCGGATTAGCAGAGAAGAATTAAACATGCTCTTAGCTTTTACAGTAGGAAGACTCAAGGAAAGA ATGATTCTCCCGACGCAGCTCCCAGTAAACATCCTGGAGAGGGTGATCCCGGCCCCATCTCAGAAGCCTGGTGTGTTCCTGAGTGACCGTGCAGCCACCAGCCAGCACACTCTCACACGTTCAGATCAGCTGAGTGGGGTGTCTGCCTCCGAGCCATGGAGAGCGCAGTTGCTCCTCCACCACCAGATGGACCTCAATACCATGGAGCAGAAGACCATCGACTGCAGATACAAGACCATTTATGATTTTGAGATTGATGCTTTAACCATTGTACATAATGTAGTTATCTATCAAGGAG TCCACAGCAGTATGGCAGACATGGCGCGGCAGATGTTACGTGACTGTCAGTACGACCTGGTGGAGCTCGAGCAGTGCAAAGACTGTTACCGCATGTCCAACGAAAAGTCTGACAAATACTGGTTTTGTAAGCCCTGTAGACCGCCACACCAGCTTGTGTATGCCAAACAGAAAGGATTTCCGTATTGGCCAGCTAAG GTAATTAAAGTAGAAAACGACCTTTATGACGTTCGGTTCTTTGGTAGCCAGCATCAGAGAGCCGTCATCGAAAAAACACATATTCGTCCAATATCAGTTAACATTCATACTCTGCAG GTAAAAAGGACATCAGCCTGGAACAAGGCATGCGAGGAGCTCAAAAAACACCAAGAGTTGCTCTCTTCCGTTGGCACTGAGCCAGACTTGCGCAACTCTCGCACTGACAACGACAAGATGCTTACAGATAACCTCAG acACCAAACGCAGCTGCTCTCGACGCCGCCCAAGAAAGAagttaaggaggaagag GATGGTAGCGGAAGTGACGAGGGCATTAATGAAgcagatgagaatgatgatgaagatgaggacgaagaagaggacgaggaagatgacCGCgatggaggtgaagaagaggagatggaagaggaggaggagcgagaggaggagcaaGCCTCATCAATATCGTCCACCTCAAGAGCCAAACGCTCCAAAATGAGAAAG AAAGAACCGCCTGCACCAGAAGATGTAGTGTCGTCTTCCAGCCAGGAGCTCCCCACTCGATCAATAGGGGTCCAGACGTCCATGAGGTTAATGaag ATGGTTTTGGAGGAGTTTGGCGAGCGCAGCAGCAAAAGAAGTAAAGACACTGAGAAAGCCATGAGAGACCTGGCAGAGAAG CTCCGCCGAGAATATGAAAGTGAGAAACAAAAGGTGATCCAGTCAACGATGaagcagatggagaaggagatggagagagtcaAGGAAGAGTACAGGAACAAGATCTCCGACATTGAAGACAAGCACAAGCACATCATCTCGGACACCAAGAAGAAACAGTGG
- the LOC113808229 gene encoding zinc finger MYND domain-containing protein 11 isoform X3, translating into MLDVLTPSRNSKNKNKKEYNMKATLRRVSDPLRCQHLWDAITTIRNHKQLPSFDRIRRYMSRMHNMESDEVEKHLEECASDNLIAVTRKVGQKGSKVGIEQEGFRLPTPPEEPDRHDWYCFECHSGGMVVCCSKCYRVFHEDCINVEDKPYNNEPFVCVICKKRLYQRSVKSRISREELNMLLAFTVGRLKERLPVNILERVIPAPSQKPGVFLSDRAATSQHTLTRSDQLSGVSASEPWRAQLLLHHQMDLNTMEQKTIDCRYKTIYDFEIDALTIVHNVVIYQGVHSSMADMARQMLRDCQYDLVELEQCKDCYRMSNEKSDKYWFCKPCRPPHQLVYAKQKGFPYWPAKVIKVENDLYDVRFFGSQHQRAVIEKTHIRPISVNIHTLQVKRTSAWNKACEELKKHQELLSSVGTEPDLRNSRTDNDKMLTDNLRHQTQLLSTPPKKEVKEEEDGSGSDEGINEADENDDEDEDEEEDEEDDRDGGEEEEMEEEEEREEEQASSISSTSRAKRSKMRKKEPPAPEDVVSSSSQELPTRSIGVQTSMRLMKMVLEEFGERSSKRSKDTEKAMRDLAEKLRREYESEKQKVIQSTMKQMEKEMERVKEEYRNKISDIEDKHKHIISDTKKKQWCWTCEAEAIYHCCWNTAYCSIECQQVHWHKEHKKLCRRKSFHC; encoded by the exons ATGCTCGATGTCTTGACTCCCAGTAGGaattccaaaaataaaaataaaaaag AATACAATATGAAAGCCACCCTGCGGCGTGTCTCGGACCCGTTGAGGTGCCAACACCTCTGGGATGCCATCACCACGATACGCAACCATAAGCAGCTGCCCTCATTCGACAGAATCCGAAGATACATGAGCCGCATGCACAACATGGAGTCAG ATGAAGTGGAGAAGCACTTGGAGGAGTGTGCAAGCGATAACCTCATTGCTGTGACACGCAAAGTGGGACAAAAGGGTTCGAAAGTCGGCATCGAGCAGGAGGGCTTCCGGTTGCCAACGCCTCCG GAAGAGCCAGACCGCCATGATTGGTACTGCTTTGAGTGCCACTCGGGGGGTATGGTGGTGTGCTGCTCCAAGTGTTACAGGGTCTTCCATGAAGATTGCATCAACGTAGAGGATAAACCATATAATAACGAGCCATTTGTCTGTGTCATCTGTAAG AAACGCTTATATCAGAGAAGTGTAAAGAGTCGGATTAGCAGAGAAGAATTAAACATGCTCTTAGCTTTTACAGTAGGAAGACTCAAGGAAAGA CTCCCAGTAAACATCCTGGAGAGGGTGATCCCGGCCCCATCTCAGAAGCCTGGTGTGTTCCTGAGTGACCGTGCAGCCACCAGCCAGCACACTCTCACACGTTCAGATCAGCTGAGTGGGGTGTCTGCCTCCGAGCCATGGAGAGCGCAGTTGCTCCTCCACCACCAGATGGACCTCAATACCATGGAGCAGAAGACCATCGACTGCAGATACAAGACCATTTATGATTTTGAGATTGATGCTTTAACCATTGTACATAATGTAGTTATCTATCAAGGAG TCCACAGCAGTATGGCAGACATGGCGCGGCAGATGTTACGTGACTGTCAGTACGACCTGGTGGAGCTCGAGCAGTGCAAAGACTGTTACCGCATGTCCAACGAAAAGTCTGACAAATACTGGTTTTGTAAGCCCTGTAGACCGCCACACCAGCTTGTGTATGCCAAACAGAAAGGATTTCCGTATTGGCCAGCTAAG GTAATTAAAGTAGAAAACGACCTTTATGACGTTCGGTTCTTTGGTAGCCAGCATCAGAGAGCCGTCATCGAAAAAACACATATTCGTCCAATATCAGTTAACATTCATACTCTGCAG GTAAAAAGGACATCAGCCTGGAACAAGGCATGCGAGGAGCTCAAAAAACACCAAGAGTTGCTCTCTTCCGTTGGCACTGAGCCAGACTTGCGCAACTCTCGCACTGACAACGACAAGATGCTTACAGATAACCTCAG acACCAAACGCAGCTGCTCTCGACGCCGCCCAAGAAAGAagttaaggaggaagag GATGGTAGCGGAAGTGACGAGGGCATTAATGAAgcagatgagaatgatgatgaagatgaggacgaagaagaggacgaggaagatgacCGCgatggaggtgaagaagaggagatggaagaggaggaggagcgagaggaggagcaaGCCTCATCAATATCGTCCACCTCAAGAGCCAAACGCTCCAAAATGAGAAAG AAAGAACCGCCTGCACCAGAAGATGTAGTGTCGTCTTCCAGCCAGGAGCTCCCCACTCGATCAATAGGGGTCCAGACGTCCATGAGGTTAATGaag ATGGTTTTGGAGGAGTTTGGCGAGCGCAGCAGCAAAAGAAGTAAAGACACTGAGAAAGCCATGAGAGACCTGGCAGAGAAG CTCCGCCGAGAATATGAAAGTGAGAAACAAAAGGTGATCCAGTCAACGATGaagcagatggagaaggagatggagagagtcaAGGAAGAGTACAGGAACAAGATCTCCGACATTGAAGACAAGCACAAGCACATCATCTCGGACACCAAGAAGAAACAGTGG
- the LOC113808227 gene encoding uncharacterized protein yields MSTSHFIASLYIVVGGSGFLLSTIAMILLATHSRQPLMSLTVYGLTDTVAGVLTGIGVFCDGCLQFIQLIYSNSCHRYYVIYILLVFPLVAVNFSALGMAIERFQVVRNSVSQSSKFHRFFPFTWTMTTCLSAFTFMIVLWGNTHVDSIHTIKDFSFYWEKSQEIRHTRHLLDNLWAYNSQYDSSADQQEEIIVNLVRSIVQNFSSPTQDNQLNYSFNDLNLSPTNKLQDVYSENNTGHSPILEHTVNVSPGYHNILSKFPVRRFNITASPLNYNKVILTKVTDTPSSPDIPSRSDMTIVTGCNTTQNETTGASQPGPNLAKTFLPSLADIIQLLTGPQNIVQSLQDITDQGITNGNLNQDHVTEQNHEASTTPAITTQSFTETQKTHGPVAETVNPSVSLSELPSITTINAEAATTTSLHDKVDSSYVVTTLDGVLVNNTKVESVTQVYNDTLITSPEVTTFHIDHEVTEVEIEANVASTDDTTSDEQVSEEIEVKIFTTETTVEEAAPTPPLCPTNAFTEKPTSDTSITTTTSTPLNEHMTTKLKTASQIPDAQNVANNTAFDVLSSQIPSTQENISNESLTATGPTLYIICYTKVSFLQSYTTIIFTGVFALPLLATTGLNLYMAWSLSHYRHSRLTETTNNNWLKLHKAVLQALILLAANAVCWAPFLLERLLYAWVPDWDFPSAVPALLFLLGHLHNVLQSIFYLWQNTKVRSRISPEPITPASLPGMQGTPDVPMQVTTMLPVEGDHPFLVPHAKERDNPSPRPAKLVPREPIAGSLNPSPNSTKLRSQNH; encoded by the exons ATGTCTACATCACATTTTATCGCATCACTTTACATAGTTGTTGGTGGATCTGGGTTCCTCCTGAGTACAATTGCAATGATTCTTCTTGCAACTCATTCCCGGCAGCCACTGATGTCTCTCACTGTCTATGGGCTCACTGATACAGTAGCAGGAGTACTAACAGGCATTGGGGTGTTCTGTGATGGCTGCCTTCAATTTATCCAGTTGATTTACAGTAACTCGTGCCATAGATATTATGTGATATacattttgcttgtttttcctcTGGTTGCAGTAAATTTCTCCGCTCTAGGCATGGCCATAGAGAGGTTTCAAGTCGTGAGAAATTCTGTGTCACAGTCGAGTAAGTTCCACCGATTTTTTCCTTTCACCTGGACAATGACAACCTGTCTCAGTGCTTTCACATTCATGATAGTACTCTGGGGTAACACCCATGTAGACTCTATCCACACTattaaagatttttctttttactgggaAAAAAGTCAGGAAATTCGTCACACACGGCACCTTCTGGATAATTTGTGGGCATATAACAGTCAATACGATTCCTCTGCTGACCAACAAGAAGAGATTATCGTTAATTTGGTGCGTAGTATTGTTCAGAATTTCTCTTCACCTACCCAAGATAACCAGCTTAACTACAGCTTTAATgatcttaatctctctcccacCAATAAGCTACAGGATGtttatagtgaaaataatacaGGTCATTCACCAATACTTGAACACACAGTAAATGTTTCCCCTGGATATCATAACATTCTGTCAAAATTTCCAGTGCGGAGATTCAACATAACTGCTTCACCCTTGAATTACAACAAGGTAATTCTTACAAAAGTTACTGACACTCCTTCCTCTCCAGACATCCCTTCAAGATCTGATATGACCATAGTGACTGGGTGTAATACAACACAAAATGAAACAACAGGTGCATCCCAGCCTGGTCCTAACCTGGCAAAGACATTCCTGCCTTCATTAGCTGACATTATTCAGCTTCTGACTGGTCCTCAAAACATTGTACAATCCCTTCAGGATATTACGGATCAGGGAATAACTAATGGGAACCTTAACCAGGATCATGTAACAGAGCAAAACCATGAGGCTTCAACTACTCCTGCCATCACAACGCAATCATTCACCGAGACACAGAAGACTCACGGACCCGTAGCTGAGACTGTCAATCCTTCAGTCTCACTCTCTGAACTACCATCAATTACCACAATTAATGCTGAGGCTGCGACAACCACTAGTTTACATGACAAGGTTGATTCATCTTATGTTGTAACAACCCTTGATGGCGTCCTTGTAAACAATACCAAGGTGGAATCTGTGACTCAAGTATACAATGATACATTAATAACATCCCCTGAAGTGACTACCTTTCACATAGATCATGAAGTTACAGAAGTTGAAATAGAGGCAAATGTAGCATCCACAGATGATACTACATCTGATGAACAAGTTTCTGAAGAGATTGAAGTAAAAATCTTTACCACAGAAACAACTGTAGAGGAGGCggctccaacacctccactatgcCCTACCAATGCCTTCACAGAAAAGCCCACATCTGATACTTCCATCACAACCACAACATCCACCCCTCTTAACGAACACATGACCACCAAGCTTAAGACAGCCTCACAAATACCTGATGCTCAAAATGTCGCCAACAACACAGCATTTGACGTGCTGTCCAGTCAGATCCCTTCTACACAAGAGAACATTTCTAATGAATCTCTGACAGCAACTGGGcctacattatatatcatatgttacaCCAAG GTGAGCTTTCTTCAAAGCTACACAACCATCATCTTCACTGGGGTATTTGCATTGCCACTTCTAGCCACAACAGGACTAAATTTGTACATGGCATGGTCACTCTCCCATTATAGACACTCCAGACTTACTGAGACCACAAACAACAATTGGTTAAAACTGCACAAGGCTGTCCTTCAG GCTCTCATACTCCTTGCAGCCAATGCCGTCTGCTGGGCTCCCTTCCTCTTGGAGCGGCTTTTGTATGCATGGGTGCCAGACTGGGACTTCCCATCAGCTGTCCCtgccttgctcttcctccttggtCATTTGCATAATGTTCTGCAGAGTATTTTCTATCTCTGGCAGAATACTAAG GTTCGAAGCCGTATTTCTCCCGAGCCCATCACGCCAGCATCACTGCCGGGTATGCAAGGGACCCCAGACGTTCCCATGCAAGTCACAACTATGCTGCCTGTAGAGGGAGACCATCCCTTCCTCGTACCTCATGCCAAGGAGAGAGACAACCCCTCCCCAAGACCAGCAAAACTGGTGCCAAGGGAACCGATTGCTGGCTCTCTGAATCCTTCCCCTAACTCTACAAAACTACGGTCCCAAAACCATTAA